A portion of the Girardinichthys multiradiatus isolate DD_20200921_A chromosome 23, DD_fGirMul_XY1, whole genome shotgun sequence genome contains these proteins:
- the spon2b gene encoding spondin-2b: METSRKILSFSDALHHLLVMMLTFIRGVYSMPVPTDVPMCTASETAQYSLMFTGKWTQAAFPKQYPVYRPPAQWSNLIGVTHSYDYHMWQSNEFASNGVREFAEKGEAWTIMEEVETAGERIQSVYGILSAPAVVGGTGQMNTEFEVFARHSYLSFIVRIVPSPDWFVGADSVDLCDGDHWKEKVTLELFPYDAGTDSGFTFSSPNFETIPQDRIMQITSSFPSHPANSFFYPRLKHLPPIAKVTLTKIKKMNQIISLPLEPTQSNLLLTGNEIEDKLINTPLDCEVSAWSPWGLCKGKCGDSGVQHRTRYIIMHPANNGAACPLLEEERKCFPDNCL; encoded by the exons ATGGAAACCAGCAGGAAGATTCTCTCCTTCTCTGATGCCCTCCATCACCTGCTTGTCATGATGCTAACTTTCATCCGAGGCGTTTATTCAATGCCCGTCCCAACAGACGTCCCTATGTGCACGGCCTCAGAAACAGCCCAATACAGCCTAATGTTTACTGGAAAATGGACCCAAGCAGCTTTTCCTAAGCAGTACCCTGTGTACCGCCCACCTGCACAGTGGTCCAACCTTATTG GGGTGACCCACAGCTACGACTACCACATGTGGCAAAGTAATGAGTTTGCCAGCAATGGAGTGAGGGAGTTTGCGGAAAAAGGCGAGGCCTGGACAATCATGGAGGAAGTTGAGACGGCCGGTGAACGGATCCAGAGCGTTTATGGAATCCTTTCAGCTCCTGCTGTTGTGGGAGGCACAGGCCAGATGAACACAGAGTTTGAGGTCTTTGCAAGGCACTCCTAT CTATCATTTATTGTGCGAATTGTCCCAAGCCCAGACTGGTTTGTGGGTGCTGACAGCGTTGATCTGTGTGACGGTGACCACTGGAAGGAGAAAGTGACACTGGAGCTTTTCCCATACGATGCAGGAACTGACAGTGGGTTCACTTTCTCTTCTCCCAACTTTGAGACCATCCCACAGGACAGAATCATGCAG atcACCTCGTCCTTCCCTAGCCACCCTGCCAATTCCTTCTTCTATCCCCGCTTGAAGCATTTACCGCCTATTGCCAAGGTCACactgacaaaaataaagaagatgAATCAAATCATCAGCCTGCCACTGGAGCCGACACAGTCCAACCTGCTGCTGACGGGAAATGAGATCGAAGACAAGCTGATAA ACACCCCCCTGGACTGTGAGGTGTCAGCCTGGTCTCCCTGGGGCCTGTGCAAAGGCAAGTGTGGAGACTCAGGTGTGCAGCACCGCACCCGCTACATCATAATGCACCCAGCAAACAACGGAGCAGCCTGccctctgctggaggaggagaggaagtgCTTCCCGGACAACTGTTTATGA
- the si:ch211-255i20.3 gene encoding transmembrane emp24 domain-containing protein 11 isoform X2 produces the protein MGLQGVGFLLQCYLMFAAAMYFDLGEQEQKCIIEEIPEDTLVTGNFFLEPWNLKTFIQSAHLGVTVTVRDPNHEIQMSKRYGDFGKFTFTAHASGQHYFCFQTNSTRFSVFAGERLKLHLDVQMGEHSISPNVDRTKDNLLTLESNLQHLIGQMTYITRQQEYNREKEEHFRLISEETNGKVLWWAVIQTFILLSVGIWQMKQLKDFFIAKKLV, from the exons ATGGGTTTACAAGGGGTTGGCTTTCTCCTCCAGTGTTACCTGATGTTTGCAGCAGCAATGTATTTTGATCTTGGAGAGCAGGAGCAAAAATGCATCATTGAGGAGATTCCTGAAGACACTCTAGTGACGG GCAACTTCTTCTTAGAGCCGTGGAACTTGAAGACATTCATTCAATCTGCTCACCTCGGTGTCACCGTTACAGTCAGAGACCCAAACCACGAG ATTCAGATGTCCAAACGCTATGGAGACTTTGGCAAATTCACCTTCACAGCTCATGCCTCTGGTCAGCACTACTTCTGCTTCCAAACCAACTCCACCAggttctctgtttttgctggaGAAAGGCTG AAGCTACATTTGGATGTTCAGATGGGAGAGCACTCAATTAGTCCAAATGTGGACAGAACCAAAGACAACCTGCTAACTCTTGAGAGCAATCTCCAACATCTCATTGGTCAGATGACATATATCACCAGGCAGCAGGAGTACAACAGG GAAAAAGAGGAGCATTTCCGTCTGATCAGCGAAGAAACCAACGGCAAAGTGCTGTGGTGGGCTGTGATACAAACCTTCATTCTTCTCTCTGTTGGCATCTGGCAGATGAAACAACTCAAAGACTTCTTCATCGCCAAGAAACTGGTATGA
- the si:ch211-255i20.3 gene encoding transmembrane emp24 domain-containing protein 11 isoform X1 yields MGLQGVGFLLQCYLMFAAAMYFDLGEQEQKCIIEEIPEDTLVTGNFFLEPWNLKTFIQSAHLGVTVTVRDPNHEIQMSKRYGDFGKFTFTAHASGQHYFCFQTNSTRFSVFAGERLIVFHFQHFVTQKLHLDVQMGEHSISPNVDRTKDNLLTLESNLQHLIGQMTYITRQQEYNREKEEHFRLISEETNGKVLWWAVIQTFILLSVGIWQMKQLKDFFIAKKLV; encoded by the exons ATGGGTTTACAAGGGGTTGGCTTTCTCCTCCAGTGTTACCTGATGTTTGCAGCAGCAATGTATTTTGATCTTGGAGAGCAGGAGCAAAAATGCATCATTGAGGAGATTCCTGAAGACACTCTAGTGACGG GCAACTTCTTCTTAGAGCCGTGGAACTTGAAGACATTCATTCAATCTGCTCACCTCGGTGTCACCGTTACAGTCAGAGACCCAAACCACGAG ATTCAGATGTCCAAACGCTATGGAGACTTTGGCAAATTCACCTTCACAGCTCATGCCTCTGGTCAGCACTACTTCTGCTTCCAAACCAACTCCACCAggttctctgtttttgctggaGAAAGGCTG attgtttttcattttcaacattttgttacACAGAAGCTACATTTGGATGTTCAGATGGGAGAGCACTCAATTAGTCCAAATGTGGACAGAACCAAAGACAACCTGCTAACTCTTGAGAGCAATCTCCAACATCTCATTGGTCAGATGACATATATCACCAGGCAGCAGGAGTACAACAGG GAAAAAGAGGAGCATTTCCGTCTGATCAGCGAAGAAACCAACGGCAAAGTGCTGTGGTGGGCTGTGATACAAACCTTCATTCTTCTCTCTGTTGGCATCTGGCAGATGAAACAACTCAAAGACTTCTTCATCGCCAAGAAACTGGTATGA
- the LOC124859895 gene encoding probable E3 SUMO-protein ligase RNF212 isoform X1 yields the protein MSYWVCCNSCFLSPSPERKLAVTSCGHVICSVCYQKGNHGRCLICSSQCQVSPLSDKSGSDVKALFSDIGVVATRHLTEISKVITFQTRHQKRLLNYYKQRNQKLEELLVKMKQEMQQMAKTLNEQSAYISKLENVLHHHSLKPSSVSQISSSPQTPHGNKDVFQIPYNSSVFLPRHASSTNLSESMEGDERSLFRKPNSGPRLSVMKPPQEGIMGTISHRSYNQNPGTSHCAHSAIVSRFPATPSTPKSHSQSSVWKSPIFKPPSSFRHSMSSLGFPPS from the exons ATGTCCTACTGGGTCTGCTGCAATTCCTGCTTTCTTTCTCCGAGTCCTGAGCGCAAACTAGCAGTGACCTCCTGcggccatgtcatctgcagcgTGTGCTATCAGAAAG GCAACCATGGCAGGTGTTTAATATGCAGTTCCCAGTGCCAAGTATCACCCCTTTCTGACAAA AGTGGCTCAGATGTGAAGGCATTGTTCTCTGACATTGGTGTGGTGGCAACCAGACATCTGACAGAGATCAGCAAA GTTATAACGTTTCAGACAAGACATCAGAAGAGGTTGCTGAATTACTACAAACAAAGG AATCAGAAACTAGAAGAGTTGTTGGTCAAGATGAAGCAAGAAATGCAGCAGATGGCAAA GACGCTGAATGAACAGAGCGCCTACATCTCGAAGCTGGAAAATGTTCTTCATCATCACAG tttAAAACCATCGTCTGTGTCTCAGATCAGCAGCAGTCCTCAAACTCCACATGGAAATAAAGACG TCTTTCAGATTCCATATAACTCATCTGTGTTCCTCCCACGACATGCTTCATCCACGAACCT CAGCGAGAGCATGGAGGGGGATGAAAGGAGTCTGTTCAGGAAA CCAAACTCTGGGCCCAGACTGTCAGTCATGAAGCCTCCTCAAGAGGGAATTATGG GCACCATCTCCCACAGATCGTACAACCAGAACCCAGGAACCAGCCACTGTGCACACTCAGCTATTGTCAG CCGTTTCCCTGCAACACCTTCAACTCCAAAGTCACACAGTCAGAGTTCAGTGTGGAAATCCCCCATCTTCAAACCTCCATCCTCCTTCAGACACTCTATGTCCTCTCTGGGGTTCCCTCCTTCATAA
- the LOC124859895 gene encoding probable E3 SUMO-protein ligase RNF212 isoform X2 translates to MSYWVCCNSCFLSPSPERKLAVTSCGHVICSVCYQKGNHGRCLICSSQCQVSPLSDKSGSDVKALFSDIGVVATRHLTEISKVITFQTRHQKRLLNYYKQRNQKLEELLVKMKQEMQQMAKTLNEQSAYISKLENVLHHHSLKPSSVSQISSSPQTPHGNKDVFQIPYNSSVFLPRHASSTNLESMEGDERSLFRKPNSGPRLSVMKPPQEGIMGTISHRSYNQNPGTSHCAHSAIVSRFPATPSTPKSHSQSSVWKSPIFKPPSSFRHSMSSLGFPPS, encoded by the exons ATGTCCTACTGGGTCTGCTGCAATTCCTGCTTTCTTTCTCCGAGTCCTGAGCGCAAACTAGCAGTGACCTCCTGcggccatgtcatctgcagcgTGTGCTATCAGAAAG GCAACCATGGCAGGTGTTTAATATGCAGTTCCCAGTGCCAAGTATCACCCCTTTCTGACAAA AGTGGCTCAGATGTGAAGGCATTGTTCTCTGACATTGGTGTGGTGGCAACCAGACATCTGACAGAGATCAGCAAA GTTATAACGTTTCAGACAAGACATCAGAAGAGGTTGCTGAATTACTACAAACAAAGG AATCAGAAACTAGAAGAGTTGTTGGTCAAGATGAAGCAAGAAATGCAGCAGATGGCAAA GACGCTGAATGAACAGAGCGCCTACATCTCGAAGCTGGAAAATGTTCTTCATCATCACAG tttAAAACCATCGTCTGTGTCTCAGATCAGCAGCAGTCCTCAAACTCCACATGGAAATAAAGACG TCTTTCAGATTCCATATAACTCATCTGTGTTCCTCCCACGACATGCTTCATCCACGAACCT CGAGAGCATGGAGGGGGATGAAAGGAGTCTGTTCAGGAAA CCAAACTCTGGGCCCAGACTGTCAGTCATGAAGCCTCCTCAAGAGGGAATTATGG GCACCATCTCCCACAGATCGTACAACCAGAACCCAGGAACCAGCCACTGTGCACACTCAGCTATTGTCAG CCGTTTCCCTGCAACACCTTCAACTCCAAAGTCACACAGTCAGAGTTCAGTGTGGAAATCCCCCATCTTCAAACCTCCATCCTCCTTCAGACACTCTATGTCCTCTCTGGGGTTCCCTCCTTCATAA